One Flavobacterium sp. 90 DNA segment encodes these proteins:
- a CDS encoding DUF6252 family protein, with protein MKKYYYLIITAFLLISCTEDVKFNTPAFQGLKNNVFWRAQNYTAYTKTNGDLIIEGGLGVDAVSLKLPSPTPKTYILGVDNLTTASYLNRFTADTPEFATGTNKGSGQIVITEFNAEKMTISGTFRFNAPNTDDKDLENPSVTFTEGVFYKIPYTPTANF; from the coding sequence ATGAAAAAATATTATTACCTAATAATCACTGCTTTTTTACTTATATCTTGTACGGAAGATGTAAAATTCAATACTCCGGCCTTTCAGGGTTTAAAAAACAATGTTTTCTGGAGAGCTCAAAATTATACCGCTTATACAAAAACAAACGGGGATTTAATTATTGAAGGAGGTCTGGGAGTTGATGCGGTAAGCCTGAAACTACCTTCTCCTACACCAAAGACTTACATTCTTGGGGTTGATAATCTAACAACGGCTTCTTACTTGAATAGGTTTACGGCTGATACACCTGAGTTTGCAACTGGAACAAACAAAGGGAGCGGACAAATTGTGATTACGGAATTTAATGCCGAAAAGATGACCATTTCGGGAACATTTAGGTTTAATGCGCCAAATACAGATGATAAAGATCTTGAAAATCCAAGTGTAACTTTTACAGAAGGTGTTTTTTATAAGATTCCATATACTCCAACTGCTAACTTTTAA
- a CDS encoding 30S ribosomal protein S16, producing MSVKIRLQRHGKKGKPFYWVVAADARSKRDGKYLEKIGTYNPNTNPATIDLNLDSAVKWLHNGAQPTDTARAILSYKGALLKHHLDGGIRKGALTQEQADAKLAAWLEAKAGKVDAKKDGLTKAQADAKAKAFKAEQEVNAKRLAAAAQAEADAIAAATPAVEEEVTEVEASTEEAATEENNETTEA from the coding sequence ATGTCAGTAAAAATTAGATTACAAAGACACGGTAAAAAAGGAAAACCTTTTTACTGGGTTGTAGCTGCAGATGCACGCTCAAAAAGAGATGGTAAATACTTAGAGAAAATCGGTACTTACAATCCAAACACTAACCCAGCAACTATCGACTTAAACCTTGATAGTGCAGTTAAATGGTTACACAATGGTGCACAACCAACTGATACTGCTAGAGCAATTCTTTCTTACAAAGGTGCTTTATTGAAACACCACCTTGATGGAGGTATCCGTAAAGGAGCTTTAACTCAAGAGCAAGCTGATGCTAAATTAGCTGCATGGTTAGAAGCTAAAGCTGGAAAAGTTGATGCTAAAAAAGACGGTTTAACAAAAGCGCAAGCTGATGCTAAAGCTAAAGCTTTTAAAGCAGAACAAGAAGTTAACGCTAAACGTTTAGCTGCTGCAGCTCAGGCTGAAGCTGATGCTATCGCTGCTGCAACTCCTGCAGTTGAAGAAGAAGTTACTGAAGTTGAAGCATCAACTGAAGAAGCTGCTACTGAAGAGAATAACGAAACAACTGAAGCATAA
- the rimM gene encoding ribosome maturation factor RimM (Essential for efficient processing of 16S rRNA) codes for MRKEECFYLGKIAKKFSFKGEVLAYLDTDEPELYENLESVFVECNKHLVPFFIETSSLHKNDFLRIRFEDVNNEEEADALIGNAIYLPLSMLPKLSGNKFYFHEVIGFEIEDQRLGVFGKIAAVNDSTAQPLFEVLNGEVEMLIPMIDHFLVKIDRENKKVIMNLPEGLVEMYL; via the coding sequence ATGCGTAAAGAAGAATGTTTTTATTTAGGTAAAATCGCTAAAAAATTTAGTTTCAAAGGTGAAGTTCTGGCTTATTTAGACACGGACGAACCTGAGTTATACGAAAATCTGGAATCAGTGTTTGTTGAATGCAACAAACACTTGGTTCCTTTTTTTATTGAAACAAGTTCTTTACATAAAAACGATTTTCTTAGAATTCGTTTTGAAGATGTAAACAATGAGGAAGAAGCCGATGCTCTTATCGGTAATGCAATTTATCTTCCGTTAAGTATGTTGCCAAAACTCTCCGGCAACAAGTTTTATTTTCACGAAGTTATTGGTTTTGAAATTGAAGATCAACGCTTAGGTGTTTTTGGGAAAATTGCTGCCGTAAACGATTCAACTGCTCAACCTCTTTTTGAAGTTTTAAATGGCGAAGTCGAAATGCTAATTCCAATGATCGATCATTTTCTTGTGAAAATTGATCGTGAAAACAAAAAAGTTATCATGAATCTGCCTGAAGGTCTTGTTGAAATGTACTTATAA
- a CDS encoding methyltransferase: MSQFTFKQFSIQQDKTAMKVGTDGVLLGSWAPISNNPFSVLDIGAGTGIIALMLAQRTHAEQIDALEIDEDAYEQAVGNFENSPWGDRLFCFHAGLDEFIEEPEDEYDLIVSNPPFYSEDYKSENEQRDLARFQDAMPFEELIEAADLLLSENGIFAVILPYKEEQNFIALAKESELYPLKITRVKGTPKSEIKRSLLAFSRNENPEVEIDELTIEIDRHVYTPEYIKLTKDFYLKM, translated from the coding sequence ATGTCTCAATTCACTTTCAAGCAATTCTCTATTCAACAAGATAAAACCGCAATGAAAGTAGGAACCGATGGCGTTTTATTAGGCTCTTGGGCTCCAATTTCAAACAATCCATTTAGCGTGTTAGATATCGGCGCAGGAACCGGAATTATTGCTTTGATGCTTGCTCAGCGAACTCATGCTGAACAAATTGATGCGCTGGAAATTGATGAAGATGCCTACGAACAAGCTGTTGGGAATTTTGAAAATTCACCTTGGGGAGATCGTTTATTTTGTTTTCATGCCGGTTTAGATGAATTTATCGAAGAACCGGAAGACGAATACGATCTGATTGTTTCGAATCCTCCGTTTTACTCCGAAGATTATAAATCCGAAAATGAACAACGCGATTTAGCTCGTTTTCAAGACGCAATGCCTTTTGAAGAACTAATTGAAGCTGCAGATTTACTACTTTCTGAAAACGGAATATTTGCCGTTATCCTTCCTTATAAAGAAGAACAAAACTTCATCGCTTTAGCAAAGGAATCTGAATTATATCCACTAAAAATCACCCGCGTCAAAGGAACTCCAAAGTCTGAAATTAAACGCAGTTTATTGGCTTTTAGCCGAAATGAAAATCCAGAAGTTGAAATCGATGAATTGACGATCGAAATCGACAGGCATGTTTATACTCCTGAATATATTAAACTTACCAAAGATTTTTATTTGAAGATGTAA
- a CDS encoding carboxypeptidase-like regulatory domain-containing protein, translating to MIALKNKKWTLLIVFMVQSVLYSQKTKVLYDVFSISGKVIDSKTNDKISNADLYLLNCNKSVVANSEGNFQFNISKGSFNDKLIISALGYSSDTIMVSELEKRQSESLQIKLNKEKDVEVLLNETVVVSSKKKSKTLSALAILKKAKENIEKNYYQKPFNQKFFFRAQTNKDNVFTINEEASIDTYSPNGIKVSEDAAANYYGEILQFRKKVDSETIENWKGIGYFGVVIFRNIMLSNQNLLYETKDFELKKEGTTTYCGKKVYVISFTNVNPTIFSTGFGNPAPQSAIGFIYIETDSFAIVKFEQYVVLNRNRSNDNDDIVIESSLKMTQTYKNVNGRYFINYCNEKVESNYFSVSDKKLVSSENSDYDLMSEDIITEKVSVIKRPIDRLKLDPKFVEDLEYWKNNNFIIENKKMEF from the coding sequence ATGATAGCATTAAAAAATAAAAAATGGACTCTTTTAATAGTTTTCATGGTGCAATCTGTTTTGTATTCTCAAAAAACTAAAGTTTTATACGATGTTTTTAGTATTTCCGGAAAGGTTATAGATTCAAAAACAAACGATAAAATTTCGAATGCTGATCTTTATCTTCTTAATTGCAATAAAAGTGTAGTCGCTAATTCAGAAGGAAACTTTCAATTCAATATTTCTAAAGGTAGCTTTAATGATAAATTAATTATTTCGGCTTTAGGATATTCTTCAGACACTATTATGGTTTCAGAACTTGAAAAAAGGCAAAGTGAGTCCTTGCAGATTAAATTGAATAAAGAAAAAGATGTTGAAGTTTTGTTGAATGAAACAGTTGTGGTTTCTTCTAAAAAGAAATCAAAAACATTATCAGCATTAGCAATTTTAAAAAAAGCAAAAGAAAATATTGAGAAGAATTATTATCAAAAACCATTTAATCAGAAATTCTTTTTTAGGGCTCAAACGAATAAAGATAATGTTTTTACAATAAATGAAGAAGCATCAATTGATACCTACAGTCCAAACGGAATTAAAGTTTCAGAAGATGCTGCGGCAAATTATTATGGAGAAATATTACAATTTCGAAAGAAAGTAGATTCAGAAACAATTGAAAATTGGAAAGGAATTGGATATTTTGGTGTGGTAATTTTTAGGAACATAATGCTAAGCAATCAGAATTTATTATATGAAACAAAAGATTTTGAATTAAAGAAAGAAGGAACAACAACTTATTGTGGTAAAAAGGTGTATGTAATTAGTTTTACAAATGTAAATCCAACAATTTTTTCTACTGGTTTTGGAAATCCTGCGCCACAATCGGCAATAGGATTTATTTATATTGAAACAGATTCTTTTGCAATTGTGAAATTTGAGCAGTATGTAGTTTTGAATAGGAATAGATCAAATGATAATGATGACATTGTAATAGAATCGTCATTGAAAATGACGCAAACATACAAAAATGTCAATGGACGCTATTTTATTAATTACTGTAATGAGAAAGTAGAAAGTAACTATTTTTCAGTGTCAGATAAAAAACTAGTAAGCAGTGAGAATTCAGATTATGATTTAATGTCGGAGGATATTATTACAGAAAAAGTATCGGTAATAAAAAGACCAATTGACCGTCTAAAATTAGACCCGAAATTTGTTGAAGATCTTGAATATTGGAAAAACAATAATTTTATAATCGAAAATAAAAAGATGGAATTTTAA
- a CDS encoding S41 family peptidase, whose product MKKALLIVLVLLFQYSFSKPITETQKLAATCKVWGFLKFYHPNVTDGSKNWDEQLFQILPKVEEAQTAEAFSLVIENWIVSLGEVKKYEAARSTVKKESFDKNFDLSWISKNDLFSKSLSKKLKFIEENRIQGKQFYYISDPYIKVQNEVKYPDFKWSDKNLRLLALFRYWNQMEYFFPYKYKMDENWDTVLIEMLPRFIAPESEKDFVLAMREISIKLDDTHASTQTNKMFDYFGDKFTPFDVVFIDNKAVVVNLKNDSLAKVDDIRIGDVITKVEGKTVENLINENLKYAEGSNRPAILKNIYWAVFNGKTETFEIEFNRNNNTLVKTIKRYKYQNLKIQYKDEEKWKLLEGNIGYIDVESINKDELPAVMEQFKNTKAIVFDARKYPQEPNIEEDIAQYLYPEEKAYAKFIDVDLTYPGKFTWREDQKTGKTNPDYYKGKVIILENEKTQSHGEHLVMCLQAAPNATIIGSQTAGADGGVCKYEIIKGYPTIFTGFGIFYPNRKETQRVGIIPDIEVKPTILGVQQGKDEVLDRAILFAKNGK is encoded by the coding sequence ATGAAAAAAGCTTTACTAATCGTTCTTGTTTTATTATTCCAATATTCTTTTTCAAAACCCATAACCGAAACCCAAAAATTGGCAGCAACCTGTAAGGTTTGGGGTTTTCTAAAATTTTATCATCCAAATGTGACCGATGGGAGCAAAAATTGGGACGAACAATTGTTTCAAATTCTGCCAAAGGTTGAAGAAGCACAAACTGCAGAAGCATTTTCGTTAGTGATTGAAAATTGGATTGTTTCTTTGGGAGAAGTTAAAAAATATGAAGCTGCAAGATCAACAGTAAAAAAGGAATCATTTGATAAAAACTTTGATTTATCATGGATTTCAAAAAATGATTTGTTCTCTAAATCACTTTCAAAAAAACTAAAGTTTATTGAGGAAAACAGGATTCAGGGAAAACAATTTTATTACATTTCAGATCCTTATATCAAAGTTCAAAACGAGGTTAAATATCCGGATTTCAAATGGTCTGATAAAAATTTACGCCTTTTAGCCTTATTTCGTTATTGGAATCAAATGGAATATTTTTTTCCATACAAATATAAAATGGATGAAAATTGGGATACTGTTTTGATCGAAATGTTGCCCAGATTTATAGCGCCGGAATCTGAAAAAGATTTTGTTTTAGCAATGCGCGAAATTTCAATAAAACTCGATGATACGCATGCATCTACGCAAACCAATAAAATGTTTGATTATTTTGGAGATAAATTTACCCCTTTTGATGTAGTATTTATTGATAATAAAGCCGTTGTTGTTAATCTGAAAAATGATTCTTTGGCAAAAGTAGATGATATCAGAATTGGAGATGTGATTACAAAAGTAGAAGGAAAAACAGTTGAAAATTTGATTAACGAAAATTTAAAATATGCAGAAGGTTCAAATAGGCCTGCGATTTTAAAAAATATTTATTGGGCAGTTTTTAACGGAAAAACTGAAACATTTGAGATTGAATTTAACCGAAACAATAACACTTTAGTTAAAACTATTAAACGTTATAAATATCAGAATTTAAAAATTCAGTATAAGGATGAAGAAAAGTGGAAACTTTTAGAAGGTAATATTGGATATATTGATGTAGAATCAATTAACAAAGACGAACTTCCGGCAGTTATGGAGCAATTCAAAAATACAAAAGCTATAGTTTTTGATGCTCGAAAATATCCGCAGGAACCCAATATTGAGGAAGATATAGCGCAATATTTATATCCGGAAGAAAAAGCGTATGCAAAATTTATTGATGTTGATTTGACTTATCCCGGCAAATTTACCTGGAGAGAAGATCAAAAAACAGGCAAAACAAATCCAGATTACTACAAAGGAAAAGTGATTATTTTAGAAAATGAAAAAACACAAAGTCACGGAGAACATTTAGTAATGTGTTTACAAGCGGCACCAAATGCTACAATTATTGGAAGTCAAACTGCTGGCGCTGATGGAGGTGTCTGCAAATATGAAATTATAAAAGGATATCCAACAATATTTACAGGTTTTGGAATTTTTTATCCCAATAGAAAAGAAACACAACGTGTTGGAATTATTCCGGATATCGAAGTAAAGCCTACTATTTTGGGAGTTCAGCAAGGTAAAGATGAGGTTCTGGATCGCGCAATTCTTTTTGCTAAAAACGGGAAGTAA
- a CDS encoding HlyD family efflux transporter periplasmic adaptor subunit, which translates to MAEDTFELRSEEVQDILTKVPHWMIRWGTVLIFAIIFLLFFVSWFIKYPDVVKTEIVITTNIPPEKIVSKSSGRIEAILVKNKAIVPKNTTLAIIENTANYKDVFLLKSIVDKYNVNDSKKAFPFALLKNSQLGEIESAYAVFQKDYQAEQLNEDLQPFEVESRAQVSEKVQIKERLEILQQQKVINESELQLQKNEIARFETLFNKGIISAQEMEAKKLTYLQAQKSYKGLLSSISQLRSSLIDNTKSSQNSHINSTKEEVNLGRNMAQSFYQLKKVIKDWELAYTLKTSVSGVVTFLQVWTENQTINVGDNVFSIIPDAKNGFVGKVKAPALNSGKIKVGQKVNIRLANFPDREFGVLRGKIKNISLVPDKDGNILLDVALPNGLETSYKKQIVFQQEMKGSAEIVTEDLRLIERILYQFKSIFEQV; encoded by the coding sequence ATGGCAGAAGATACATTTGAATTACGAAGCGAAGAAGTACAGGATATTCTCACCAAGGTACCACACTGGATGATACGTTGGGGAACCGTTTTGATATTTGCTATTATATTTTTGTTGTTTTTTGTATCCTGGTTTATCAAATATCCGGATGTTGTAAAGACCGAAATTGTGATCACAACAAATATTCCGCCAGAGAAAATAGTTTCGAAATCATCAGGCAGAATCGAAGCTATTTTAGTAAAGAATAAAGCAATAGTTCCTAAAAATACGACATTGGCTATTATTGAAAATACTGCCAATTATAAAGATGTTTTTTTACTAAAAAGTATAGTTGACAAGTACAATGTCAACGATTCAAAAAAAGCATTTCCGTTTGCTTTGCTCAAAAACAGTCAGTTGGGTGAGATTGAAAGTGCTTATGCGGTTTTTCAAAAAGATTATCAGGCAGAACAATTAAATGAGGATTTACAGCCCTTTGAAGTCGAAAGTAGGGCACAGGTTTCGGAGAAAGTTCAGATCAAAGAAAGACTGGAAATTCTGCAACAGCAAAAAGTGATAAACGAGAGCGAATTGCAGCTTCAGAAAAATGAAATTGCACGTTTTGAAACCTTGTTCAATAAAGGGATTATCTCGGCACAGGAAATGGAAGCCAAGAAACTGACTTATCTGCAGGCTCAGAAGAGCTATAAAGGCTTATTGTCGTCGATTTCGCAATTAAGGTCCTCTTTGATAGATAATACAAAATCAAGTCAGAATTCGCATATAAATAGCACTAAAGAAGAAGTTAACCTGGGACGTAACATGGCACAATCGTTTTATCAGCTCAAAAAAGTGATAAAAGACTGGGAATTGGCCTACACCTTAAAAACATCTGTAAGCGGAGTAGTTACTTTTTTGCAGGTTTGGACAGAGAATCAAACGATAAATGTTGGTGATAATGTTTTTTCTATAATTCCCGATGCAAAAAACGGTTTTGTTGGAAAAGTAAAAGCTCCGGCTTTGAATTCAGGAAAAATAAAAGTGGGGCAAAAGGTAAACATCAGACTGGCAAATTTTCCGGACAGAGAATTTGGTGTTCTAAGAGGTAAAATCAAAAATATTTCTCTAGTTCCTGATAAAGATGGAAATATATTGCTGGATGTCGCACTCCCAAATGGACTTGAAACCTCTTACAAAAAACAAATCGTATTTCAACAGGAAATGAAAGGAAGTGCGGAAATCGTAACTGAAGATCTAAGACTGATCGAAAGAATCCTGTACCAGTTCAAGAGTATTTTTGAACAGGTTTAA